One segment of Pseudomonas sp. FP2196 DNA contains the following:
- a CDS encoding sodium:proton antiporter produces the protein MLELVAAFICLTTLLTFVNFRFIGLPPTIGVMVTALLFSLLLQGLSLLGYPGLEERVQQLIGQIDFGDLLMNWMLSFLLFAGALHVNLNDLRNYRWPIGLLATFGVLIATAVIGSLAYYIFALFGWHVSFLYCLLFGALISPTDPIAVLGVLRTANASKPLKTTIVGESLFNDGTAVVVFTVLLGIAQLGETPTVGATAMLFAHEAIGGVLFGGLIGYLVYLMIKSIEQHQIEVMLTLALVIGGSAMASELHVSAPIAMVVAGLIIGNLGRNLAMNDMTRKYLDGFWELLDDMLNALLFALIGMELLLLPFNWLHVAAASLLAVAILLSRLLTVAPAILLLRRWRTVPSGTIRILTWGGLRGGVSVALALALPLGAERDLLLSITYIVVLSSILLQGLTIGKLVKHATRNEPGDVTQPAH, from the coding sequence ATGCTTGAACTCGTAGCCGCTTTCATCTGCCTCACCACCCTCCTCACCTTCGTCAATTTCCGCTTCATCGGCCTGCCACCCACCATCGGCGTGATGGTCACCGCTCTGCTGTTCTCCCTGCTGCTGCAAGGCCTGAGCCTGCTCGGCTACCCCGGCCTCGAAGAGCGCGTGCAGCAACTGATCGGCCAGATCGACTTCGGCGATCTGCTGATGAACTGGATGCTCTCGTTCCTGCTGTTTGCCGGCGCCTTGCACGTCAACCTGAACGACCTGCGCAACTACCGCTGGCCCATCGGCCTGCTGGCAACCTTCGGTGTTCTGATCGCTACTGCGGTGATCGGCAGCCTCGCCTATTACATTTTTGCCCTGTTCGGCTGGCACGTGAGCTTCCTCTACTGCCTGTTGTTCGGCGCGCTGATTTCCCCGACCGACCCGATCGCGGTACTCGGCGTGTTGCGTACCGCCAATGCGTCGAAACCGCTGAAAACCACCATCGTAGGCGAGTCGCTGTTCAATGACGGCACCGCGGTTGTGGTGTTCACCGTGCTGCTGGGCATCGCCCAACTCGGCGAAACCCCGACCGTCGGCGCCACGGCCATGCTGTTCGCTCACGAAGCCATCGGCGGTGTGCTGTTCGGTGGGCTGATCGGTTATCTGGTCTACCTGATGATCAAGAGCATCGAGCAGCACCAGATCGAAGTGATGCTCACCCTGGCACTGGTGATCGGCGGTTCGGCGATGGCTTCCGAGCTGCACGTCTCCGCGCCGATTGCGATGGTGGTTGCCGGTCTGATCATCGGCAATCTGGGCCGCAACCTGGCGATGAATGACATGACGCGCAAATACCTCGACGGTTTCTGGGAACTGCTCGATGACATGCTCAACGCGTTGCTGTTTGCGTTGATCGGCATGGAACTGTTGCTGCTGCCGTTCAACTGGTTGCATGTGGCAGCGGCAAGTTTGCTGGCGGTGGCGATTCTGTTGTCACGTCTGCTGACCGTGGCCCCCGCGATCCTGCTGCTGCGGCGCTGGCGCACTGTGCCGAGCGGCACCATCCGAATCCTGACCTGGGGCGGTTTGCGCGGTGGTGTTTCGGTGGCACTGGCGCTGGCCCTGCCGCTTGGCGCGGAGCGTGATTTGCTGCTGAGCATCACCTACATTGTGGTGCTGTCGTCGATCCTGTTGCAGGGTCTGACCATCGGCAAACTGGTCAAACACGCGACTCGCAACGAGCCGGGTGACGTGACGCAACCCGCACACTGA
- a CDS encoding LysR family transcriptional regulator, whose product MDVRFLNSLVAVVEAGSIAAAARRENRTAAAISQRVQALERALGCTLLLRTAHAARPSDQCLLILPKIRAIIELAQELHGDLHHDGLIGEVTIGAISTALTGVLPGLIERLALSAPDLKLKITPGDSKSLYEKVLAGELDAAILVRPPFQPPKALALTVLKVEPLILVAPAKYAGQSLEALLREHPFIRYDARSWGGQIAQRYLDEQAIEPNVLCELDALETIVMLVAQGMGVSLVPQWAGMALDGLCVMPVGGGQRYTRELVVMHGSTPHRPLAMRHLLDVLGSAS is encoded by the coding sequence ATGGATGTCAGGTTCTTGAACAGTCTGGTCGCGGTGGTTGAAGCCGGTTCAATTGCGGCGGCCGCGCGGCGAGAAAATCGCACGGCGGCGGCAATCAGTCAGCGTGTCCAGGCGCTCGAGCGTGCGCTGGGTTGCACGTTATTGCTGCGTACCGCGCACGCCGCCCGGCCCTCGGACCAATGCTTGCTGATCCTGCCGAAGATCAGGGCGATCATCGAACTGGCGCAGGAGTTACACGGCGACCTGCACCACGATGGACTGATCGGTGAAGTGACAATCGGCGCGATTTCCACGGCGCTGACCGGCGTGTTGCCGGGCTTGATCGAGCGACTGGCGCTTTCGGCACCGGATTTGAAGCTGAAGATCACCCCCGGCGATTCAAAAAGTCTTTACGAGAAAGTGCTCGCCGGGGAGCTGGACGCAGCGATTCTGGTCAGGCCACCGTTCCAGCCGCCGAAAGCCTTGGCGCTGACTGTGCTCAAGGTCGAGCCGCTGATTCTGGTTGCCCCGGCCAAGTATGCCGGGCAGTCACTTGAAGCGCTGCTGCGAGAACATCCATTCATTCGTTATGACGCGCGCTCATGGGGAGGGCAGATTGCCCAACGCTACCTCGATGAACAGGCGATCGAGCCGAATGTGTTGTGCGAACTGGATGCGCTGGAGACCATCGTCATGCTAGTCGCACAGGGGATGGGGGTATCGCTGGTGCCGCAATGGGCAGGGATGGCACTGGACGGCTTGTGCGTCATGCCGGTGGGCGGCGGGCAGCGTTATACGCGGGAGTTGGTGGTGATGCATGGTTCGACACCGCACCGCCCGTTGGCGATGCGGCATCTGCTTGATGTGCTGGGCAGTGCGTCGTGA
- a CDS encoding VOC family protein — MNRPFHAAYHVCDLEQARTFYRDVLGCTEGRSTETWVDFDFFGNQISLHLGTPFATTRTGQVGEHKVLMPHIGVVLPLEEWLALAERLSRLGTVFEIPPVIRFAGEPGEQRTMFFLDPSGNPIEVKGFKDFTGLFAH, encoded by the coding sequence ATGAACAGACCTTTTCACGCTGCATACCATGTTTGCGACCTGGAACAGGCGCGGACTTTTTATCGAGATGTGTTGGGCTGCACCGAAGGCCGCAGTACCGAGACCTGGGTCGACTTCGATTTTTTCGGCAACCAGATCTCGCTGCACTTGGGCACGCCCTTTGCCACCACCCGCACCGGCCAAGTCGGCGAGCACAAAGTGCTGATGCCGCACATCGGCGTCGTGCTGCCACTGGAGGAGTGGCTGGCGCTGGCCGAGCGCCTGAGCCGCCTCGGCACCGTCTTTGAAATTCCACCGGTGATCCGCTTCGCCGGCGAACCCGGCGAGCAGCGCACGATGTTCTTTCTCGACCCCAGCGGCAACCCGATTGAGGTCAAGGGTTTCAAGGATTTCACCGGTCTTTTCGCACACTGA
- a CDS encoding cation:dicarboxylate symporter family transporter — protein MTTRKPTSLVTRIMIGLAAGIIVGILLNPFPEHKIWFIDNLLQPAGDLFIRLMKMIVVPLVFACMVVGIAGAGSTKALGRVGIKTLVYFFTITSIAIVFGLIVGNVFQPGAGADFSSTLQSPVSGLVSTGETQNLGRTLVNIVPDNIVLAMSQGKLLSVLFFAILFGCALSMLPEQQKAPLIAVMQAVSDTMFKVTHLVMHYSPIGIFGLIGVTVASFGLSALLPLAKLIGITYVAVLLFAFCVLGVVARMAGVRFFHLVREIRSELLLAYSSAASATVMPQLIEKMERYGAPRPITSMVIPLGYSFNLDGASLFAGLGTLFIAQAYGIDLGLADQAMLVLIMVLTSKGAAGVPGFMFIILTATLTAAGLPVEGVAIIAGVYRLMDMPVTALNVLGNALAPLVIARWEGQLKAPESEPATESVSPPFKA, from the coding sequence ATGACTACCAGGAAACCTACCAGCCTTGTCACCCGCATCATGATCGGGCTGGCGGCCGGAATAATCGTCGGCATCCTTCTCAACCCGTTTCCCGAACACAAGATCTGGTTCATCGACAACCTGCTGCAACCGGCAGGCGATCTGTTCATCAGACTGATGAAGATGATCGTCGTACCGCTGGTCTTTGCGTGCATGGTGGTCGGCATTGCCGGGGCAGGCAGCACCAAGGCTCTGGGGCGAGTCGGGATCAAGACGCTGGTGTATTTCTTCACGATCACCAGCATCGCCATTGTCTTCGGCCTGATCGTCGGCAATGTATTCCAGCCTGGTGCTGGAGCCGACTTCAGCAGCACGCTGCAATCGCCGGTGTCCGGCCTGGTCAGCACGGGCGAAACGCAGAACTTGGGCCGCACCCTGGTCAACATCGTTCCGGACAACATCGTGCTGGCCATGTCCCAGGGCAAACTGCTGTCAGTGCTGTTTTTCGCCATCCTGTTCGGCTGCGCCCTGTCGATGCTGCCAGAGCAGCAGAAAGCACCGTTGATCGCTGTGATGCAGGCAGTCTCGGACACCATGTTCAAGGTCACGCATCTGGTCATGCACTATTCGCCGATCGGAATCTTCGGCCTGATCGGGGTGACCGTGGCCAGTTTCGGCCTCAGCGCCTTGCTGCCGCTGGCCAAGTTGATTGGCATCACTTACGTGGCGGTGTTGCTGTTCGCGTTTTGCGTGCTGGGAGTGGTGGCGCGAATGGCCGGCGTCAGGTTTTTCCACCTTGTGCGAGAGATCCGCAGTGAGCTGCTACTGGCTTACAGCAGCGCCGCCTCGGCCACGGTGATGCCGCAACTGATCGAGAAAATGGAGCGATATGGGGCGCCACGTCCAATCACCAGCATGGTCATTCCACTGGGTTACTCGTTCAACCTCGACGGCGCGTCACTGTTCGCCGGGCTGGGCACGCTGTTCATCGCCCAAGCCTACGGCATCGACCTGGGTCTGGCCGATCAGGCAATGCTGGTGCTGATCATGGTGTTGACGTCCAAAGGTGCGGCGGGGGTTCCGGGCTTCATGTTCATCATTCTGACCGCCACCCTGACCGCCGCCGGATTGCCAGTGGAAGGAGTGGCCATCATCGCCGGTGTCTACCGACTGATGGACATGCCGGTGACCGCGCTCAATGTGTTGGGCAACGCCTTGGCGCCGCTGGTCATCGCTCGCTGGGAAGGACAGCTCAAGGCCCCTGAAAGCGAACCGGCCACAGAGTCGGTCAGCCCGCCGTTCAAGGCCTGA
- a CDS encoding formate/nitrite transporter family protein — protein sequence MTTPTDGKTPDLSAKEQHEVEKNQPPRAAVLHEIIRSQGDQELERSIAALWWSALAAGLTMGLSLMGMGLLTSRLPDGDEFKVIASFGYCAGFLAVILARQQLFTENTLTAVLPVMTKPTLLNFGRLIRLWTVVLFGNLCGTILVAYVMLELPIFDTKTDHAFLEIGRKVMENHASQMFAKGIISGWMIATMVWMIPSMESAKMWIIILITYLMALGDFTHIVVGSAEVSYLVFAGELPWSDFWMVFAGPTLAGNIIGGSFIFALISHAQIRSESGAPKADKPDTGEPRDDDSERKTQ from the coding sequence ATGACCACCCCTACAGACGGCAAGACCCCCGACCTCTCGGCCAAAGAGCAACATGAAGTCGAGAAAAACCAGCCGCCCCGCGCGGCGGTTCTGCATGAAATCATCCGCTCCCAAGGCGATCAGGAACTGGAGCGCAGCATCGCCGCACTGTGGTGGTCGGCACTCGCCGCCGGTCTGACCATGGGCCTGTCGCTGATGGGTATGGGGCTGCTCACTTCGCGGTTGCCCGACGGCGACGAATTCAAGGTGATTGCCAGTTTCGGCTACTGCGCAGGCTTTCTCGCGGTGATTCTCGCCCGCCAGCAACTGTTCACCGAAAACACCCTGACTGCCGTGCTGCCAGTGATGACCAAACCGACCCTGCTCAATTTCGGTCGGCTTATCCGCCTTTGGACGGTGGTGCTGTTTGGCAATCTGTGCGGCACGATTCTGGTGGCGTACGTGATGCTGGAATTGCCGATCTTCGATACCAAGACGGATCACGCCTTTCTCGAAATCGGTCGCAAGGTCATGGAGAACCACGCCAGCCAGATGTTCGCCAAGGGCATCATTTCCGGCTGGATGATCGCCACCATGGTCTGGATGATCCCATCCATGGAGAGCGCGAAGATGTGGATCATCATCCTTATCACCTACCTCATGGCGCTCGGCGATTTCACCCACATCGTGGTGGGTTCGGCAGAGGTGTCATACCTGGTGTTCGCCGGCGAATTGCCGTGGAGTGACTTCTGGATGGTGTTCGCCGGGCCGACATTGGCGGGGAACATCATCGGCGGCAGTTTCATTTTTGCCCTGATCAGTCATGCACAGATCCGCAGCGAGAGCGGGGCGCCAAAGGCTGATAAACCAGACACTGGCGAACCCCGCGACGATGATTCCGAACGCAAGACGCAATAG
- a CDS encoding acyl-CoA thioesterase translates to MNFHTRKWVKPEDLNPNGTLFGGSLLRWIDEEAAIYAIVQLGNQRVVTKYISEINFVSASRQGDIIELGITATEFGRTSITLTCEVRNKITRKSILTVEKMVFVNLGEDGLPAPHGRTEIRYVKDQFKEDELVSE, encoded by the coding sequence ATGAATTTCCACACCCGCAAATGGGTAAAACCCGAAGACCTGAACCCCAACGGCACCCTGTTCGGCGGCAGTCTGCTGCGCTGGATCGACGAGGAAGCAGCGATCTACGCCATCGTCCAGTTGGGTAATCAGCGCGTGGTGACCAAGTACATCTCCGAAATCAACTTCGTCAGCGCCTCGCGCCAGGGCGACATCATCGAACTGGGCATCACCGCCACCGAGTTCGGCCGCACCTCGATCACCCTGACCTGTGAGGTGCGCAACAAGATCACCCGCAAGAGCATCCTTACCGTCGAGAAAATGGTTTTTGTGAACCTCGGCGAAGACGGCCTGCCGGCCCCGCACGGGCGCACCGAGATCAGGTACGTCAAAGATCAGTTCAAGGAAGATGAGTTGGTCAGCGAGTAA